Proteins from one Cellulosilyticum lentocellum DSM 5427 genomic window:
- a CDS encoding ABC transporter substrate-binding protein, with protein MKKIISSLIVGVMTLALGVGCNQSAEQTKVLKVAALNGPTGMGMVQLLEDKEQYEVTLYQSPDEIVGKVVSGEVDLACVPSNMGAVLYNKTQKTVSLVGINTQGVLYIVENGNSINNLEDLKGKTIIASGKGGTPEYVLTQLLKSAGLDPDQDVTIDYLTNHTDVVTKLVAEEGTIAILPEPHVTIATTKQASLQVAVDLNEAWQEKEGSTLPMGVILAQNTLVKEDEEALSSFLKDYEASVNFVNEKSEEAAALMEKYGIIAKKEIAIKAIPNCHIVLEQGETAKIHLETFYKVLEALNPKAIGGTLPDEAFYYNK; from the coding sequence ATGAAAAAGATAATCAGCAGTTTAATCGTAGGTGTTATGACTTTGGCCTTAGGCGTTGGCTGTAATCAGTCTGCAGAGCAAACAAAAGTACTTAAGGTAGCAGCCTTAAATGGACCAACAGGTATGGGGATGGTACAACTTTTAGAGGATAAGGAACAATATGAAGTAACACTTTATCAAAGTCCAGATGAAATTGTAGGAAAAGTTGTAAGTGGAGAAGTAGATTTAGCTTGTGTCCCTTCTAATATGGGAGCAGTACTTTATAATAAAACGCAAAAAACAGTGAGTTTAGTAGGCATTAATACACAAGGTGTACTTTACATAGTAGAGAACGGCAATAGTATTAATAATTTAGAAGATTTAAAAGGAAAAACGATCATAGCTAGTGGAAAAGGTGGCACACCTGAATATGTCCTTACACAGCTACTTAAGTCAGCGGGTTTAGATCCAGACCAGGATGTGACTATTGACTATTTAACGAATCATACAGATGTTGTTACAAAGCTAGTAGCGGAAGAAGGAACAATTGCAATTTTACCAGAGCCTCATGTAACGATTGCTACAACTAAACAAGCTTCGTTGCAGGTAGCAGTAGATTTGAATGAAGCATGGCAAGAGAAAGAAGGAAGCACTTTACCAATGGGTGTTATCTTAGCACAAAATACGTTGGTGAAAGAAGATGAAGAAGCATTATCAAGCTTTTTAAAAGACTATGAGGCTTCTGTTAACTTCGTTAACGAAAAAAGTGAAGAAGCAGCTGCGCTTATGGAAAAGTACGGTATTATTGCTAAGAAAGAAATAGCAATTAAAGCTATTCCGAATTGCCATATTGTTTTAGAGCAAGGAGAAACCGCAAAGATACATCTAGAGACATTTTATAAAGTGTTAGAAGCGCTTAATCCAAAGGCTATAGGAGGAACTTTACCAGATGAAGCCTTCTATTATAATAAATAA
- a CDS encoding ABC transporter permease, with product MKPSIIINKLKKTLIYSIWLVLWQIAYLCIDKEVLIPSPMHTFTKLLEMLTTTVFYLQIAGTFYRVFMGIGSSLILGIVSAYLAYKSLFFRTFIKPMINFMKSTPVMAIIILALLWFKSEEVPIFVCFLMCYPLVYTNILNGLLELSQELKELSKVYEVKAFYYIKECVLPQLRPYLRTAMQLVVGMAFKVVIAAEVLAIPKYAMGYELLDAKIYLETTEVFAWIIVIILLSQFCEYIVDLLFKERRKV from the coding sequence ATGAAGCCTTCTATTATAATAAATAAGCTAAAAAAAACATTGATTTATAGCATTTGGTTAGTGCTTTGGCAAATAGCTTATTTATGTATTGATAAAGAGGTATTGATTCCTTCACCAATGCATACTTTTACCAAGCTATTAGAAATGTTAACTACAACCGTGTTTTATTTACAAATAGCGGGTACTTTTTATAGAGTATTTATGGGGATTGGTAGTTCACTTATTTTAGGAATAGTAAGTGCCTATCTGGCGTATAAAAGTTTGTTTTTTAGAACTTTTATTAAACCCATGATAAACTTTATGAAGTCTACACCTGTAATGGCTATTATTATCTTAGCATTGCTTTGGTTTAAGTCAGAAGAGGTACCTATTTTTGTATGCTTTTTAATGTGTTATCCTTTGGTTTATACCAATATTTTAAATGGGCTTTTAGAATTAAGTCAGGAACTTAAGGAGCTGAGTAAGGTTTATGAAGTAAAAGCTTTTTATTATATAAAAGAATGTGTTTTACCTCAGCTAAGACCTTATTTAAGGACGGCCATGCAACTGGTAGTAGGTATGGCTTTTAAGGTAGTGATTGCAGCAGAAGTTTTAGCAATTCCTAAATATGCAATGGGATACGAGCTTTTAGATGCCAAAATTTACTTAGAGACCACAGAAGTATTTGCATGGATTATTGTTATTATTTTACTTAGTCAGTTTTGTGAATACATAGTTGACCTTCTATTTAAAGAAAGGAGGAAAGTATGA
- a CDS encoding ABC transporter ATP-binding protein, with translation MIEIIGLCKSYKEQSVYNHLNLSIKEAQVTSILGPSGCGKTTLLRILAGLEPYDSGEIIGLENKRIAYMFQEDRLMPWLNVWQNIAYVLKTKYNKQQIEEKIERLLNILQLEPYRDYSIDKLSGGMRRRIALGRALVYESEILLLDEPFKGLDEALKEKLYEAILKEVEIDRRTVICVTHDVNEARSLGDSIYLSSSEVINEISLKNSMK, from the coding sequence ATGATTGAAATTATTGGACTTTGTAAAAGTTATAAGGAACAAAGTGTGTACAATCATCTTAATCTTTCCATTAAAGAAGCTCAAGTTACCAGTATACTAGGGCCATCTGGATGTGGCAAGACAACACTATTAAGAATATTAGCAGGGCTTGAACCGTATGATAGTGGTGAGATAATAGGATTAGAAAACAAGCGAATAGCTTATATGTTTCAAGAAGACCGGCTGATGCCTTGGTTAAATGTATGGCAGAACATTGCATATGTTCTAAAAACAAAGTATAATAAGCAACAGATTGAAGAAAAGATAGAACGTTTATTAAATATTTTACAATTAGAACCCTATAGAGATTATTCTATTGACAAGCTTAGCGGGGGAATGAGAAGGCGAATTGCTTTAGGAAGAGCCTTAGTTTATGAGAGTGAAATCCTTTTACTAGATGAACCTTTTAAAGGTTTAGATGAGGCATTAAAGGAAAAATTATATGAAGCTATTTTAAAAGAAGTAGAAATAGATAGGCGTACAGTTATTTGTGTAACACATGATGTTAACGAAGCTAGAAGCCTAGGTGATAGTATTTATTTATCTTCCTCGGAAGTAATAAATGAAATAAGCTTGAAAAATTCAATGAAATAA
- a CDS encoding glycosyltransferase: MTVVEVISIIVPIYNIEKYLSRSIESLINQTYPHLEIILVNDGSKDNSLAICEAYAKKDRRIVVIDKVNEGVSIARNTGLEAATGTYVGFIDPDDWVEPTMYEKLYKQIKKWDSPVCLCNYFKDTKKKSSPKVFSFKDEVLEDKVIIEKLVNNMVGMPDLMPTYVCVMGCVWRGLFKKEFLDTNQLRFAPGVSIMEDLVFMVQTLLKCQSVAIEQGVYYHYVQNPSSTLHTYNKKLWEDQIKVYELLEKSFIESHLEEEMRNRLDFRYIGMVLSAIKNETYMKKDKDSDLKDTVAHIKQICQDEKLKFVLERVKPIQVSEKKPAAKEGGKRLRAIYSDRVVMPKKPKEKKKGTYITKKASQAKKLEKQAKLSEAKRKPRAKKSLSKAKHYEVE, from the coding sequence ATGACAGTAGTGGAAGTCATTAGTATTATCGTACCTATATATAATATAGAGAAGTATTTATCTAGAAGTATAGAGAGCCTTATTAATCAAACCTATCCCCATCTAGAGATTATATTAGTTAATGATGGGTCAAAAGACAATAGTTTAGCCATTTGTGAGGCATATGCTAAAAAAGATAGGCGTATTGTTGTGATTGATAAAGTTAATGAAGGTGTATCTATTGCTAGAAATACAGGATTAGAAGCAGCTACAGGTACTTATGTTGGTTTTATTGATCCAGATGATTGGGTAGAACCTACAATGTACGAAAAGCTATACAAGCAGATTAAAAAGTGGGATAGTCCTGTATGCCTATGTAATTATTTCAAAGATACTAAAAAGAAAAGTTCACCTAAAGTATTTTCTTTTAAGGATGAAGTATTAGAAGATAAAGTCATTATTGAAAAATTGGTAAATAATATGGTGGGTATGCCAGATTTAATGCCTACTTATGTTTGTGTGATGGGGTGTGTATGGCGTGGTTTATTTAAAAAGGAATTTTTAGATACCAACCAATTAAGGTTTGCACCAGGTGTTAGTATTATGGAAGACTTAGTATTTATGGTACAAACACTTTTAAAATGTCAGAGTGTAGCTATTGAACAAGGTGTTTACTATCACTATGTACAAAATCCAAGTTCTACACTTCATACCTATAATAAAAAGTTGTGGGAAGACCAGATAAAGGTTTATGAGCTATTAGAAAAAAGCTTTATCGAATCACATCTTGAAGAAGAAATGCGTAATCGTCTAGATTTTAGATACATTGGTATGGTATTATCTGCTATTAAAAACGAAACCTATATGAAAAAAGATAAAGATAGTGATTTAAAAGATACGGTAGCTCATATTAAACAAATTTGCCAAGATGAGAAGCTTAAATTTGTATTAGAACGTGTAAAGCCTATTCAAGTATCAGAGAAGAAACCAGCAGCTAAAGAAGGTGGTAAACGATTAAGGGCTATTTATAGTGATAGAGTCGTTATGCCTAAGAAGCCAAAGGAAAAGAAAAAAGGAACTTATATCACTAAAAAGGCATCTCAGGCAAAAAAGCTTGAAAAGCAAGCTAAGCTATCAGAAGCAAAAAGAAAACCTAGAGCCAAAAAGTCACTTAGTAAAGCAAAGCATTATGAAGTTGAATAA
- the gltX gene encoding glutamate--tRNA ligase produces the protein MSLQQLAELIFPDVTKTPEDYLKAYPKRILKEGAKVTRYAPSPTGFQHIGGVFAALVSERIAVQSGGVFYLRVEDTDQKREVEGAIEGTIATMHNFGMDFDEGMTGETTSKGNYGPYRQSERAEIYKTFAKDLIIKGLAYPCFMTSEELEAMRDKQVAAKLTPGCYGEYAIYRDLSPEAAMEKIKAGEQYIIRLKSPGNAENRVNFVDLIKGETSFPENIQDIVIIKADGLPTYHFAHAIDDHLMGTTSVIRGEEWLSSLPIHVQLFDVLGFERPEYAHIPNVMKLDGDSKRKLSKRKDPESAVSYYKEEGYPKASVVEYLLNIINSAFEEWRMENPTADYHDYPVALDKMSKSGALFDLVKLNDVSKDVISKMPAEEVYNLYTEWAKEYDKVMYDLVTKHEAMSKEIFNIDKEGPKPRKDFGKWSEVKEKICYFYDELFNAETEVELPKNMTLETAKEIISSYKEVYNFNTDQETWFNELKEHAISLGYTADRKAFKKDPTAFKGMVSDVAGAVRSAISHRTNTPDLYTIMQIIGEEAVRARFEAFLNN, from the coding sequence ATGAGTTTACAACAATTAGCTGAATTAATTTTCCCTGATGTAACTAAAACACCAGAAGATTATTTAAAAGCTTATCCAAAAAGAATACTTAAAGAAGGTGCAAAGGTAACACGTTATGCACCTAGTCCAACAGGATTTCAGCACATTGGTGGTGTATTTGCTGCCCTTGTTAGTGAAAGAATTGCAGTGCAAAGTGGTGGGGTTTTCTATTTAAGAGTAGAAGATACAGATCAAAAAAGGGAAGTAGAAGGGGCTATTGAAGGTACTATTGCAACCATGCATAACTTCGGTATGGACTTTGACGAAGGAATGACTGGTGAAACAACTTCAAAAGGTAACTATGGTCCTTATCGCCAAAGTGAAAGAGCAGAGATTTATAAAACTTTTGCAAAAGACTTAATCATAAAAGGCTTAGCTTATCCATGTTTTATGACTTCAGAAGAGTTAGAAGCTATGCGTGACAAACAAGTAGCTGCTAAATTAACCCCAGGTTGCTATGGTGAATATGCAATCTATAGAGACTTATCACCAGAAGCAGCTATGGAAAAAATCAAAGCTGGTGAGCAGTATATTATTCGTCTTAAATCACCTGGTAATGCAGAAAACCGTGTGAACTTTGTAGACCTTATTAAAGGGGAAACCTCTTTTCCAGAAAATATACAAGATATCGTTATTATTAAAGCGGATGGTCTTCCAACCTATCACTTTGCTCATGCGATTGATGATCATTTAATGGGAACAACGAGCGTTATTCGTGGAGAAGAATGGTTATCATCACTTCCAATTCACGTTCAATTATTTGACGTACTTGGATTTGAAAGACCAGAGTATGCACATATTCCAAATGTTATGAAATTAGATGGCGATTCTAAACGTAAACTTTCAAAACGTAAAGATCCAGAAAGTGCTGTAAGCTATTATAAAGAAGAAGGTTATCCAAAAGCTTCAGTTGTAGAATATTTATTAAATATTATTAACTCTGCCTTTGAAGAATGGAGAATGGAAAATCCAACGGCTGATTATCATGACTATCCAGTAGCTCTTGATAAAATGAGTAAAAGTGGAGCACTTTTCGACCTTGTTAAATTAAATGATGTGAGCAAAGACGTGATTTCTAAGATGCCTGCTGAAGAAGTGTATAACCTCTATACAGAGTGGGCAAAAGAATATGACAAGGTAATGTATGACTTAGTGACAAAACATGAAGCCATGTCAAAAGAAATCTTTAACATCGATAAAGAAGGACCAAAACCACGTAAAGACTTTGGTAAATGGTCAGAAGTTAAAGAAAAGATTTGTTACTTCTACGATGAGCTATTTAATGCTGAAACTGAAGTAGAATTACCAAAAAACATGACTTTAGAAACAGCTAAAGAAATCATATCTTCTTATAAGGAAGTTTATAACTTTAATACAGACCAAGAGACTTGGTTCAATGAATTAAAAGAACATGCTATTAGTCTTGGATATACAGCAGATCGTAAAGCTTTCAAAAAAGATCCAACAGCCTTCAAAGGAATGGTATCAGATGTAGCAGGTGCTGTAAGAAGTGCTATTAGCCATAGAACAAATACACCAGATTTATATACTATTATGCAAATCATTGGAGAAGAAGCTGTAAGAGCGAGATTTGAGGCTTTTTTAAACAACTAA
- a CDS encoding amidase domain-containing protein produces MDKVLPYNATAAIAYAKRWSLLRNPMYLDFTQLGGDCTNFISQCLYAGSHIMNYTPITGWYYRNANDRSASWTGVNFLHKFLTTNKGSGPFGRDVTLNEIVPGDVIQFGNDINGYHHSLLVLETTPDPTYDQILIATHSYDAINRPLSSYEFTKIRFIHIEGVRA; encoded by the coding sequence ATGGATAAAGTCCTACCCTATAATGCTACTGCTGCTATTGCTTATGCTAAAAGATGGAGCTTACTTCGTAATCCTATGTATTTAGACTTTACCCAGCTAGGAGGAGATTGCACTAATTTTATTTCTCAATGTCTATACGCAGGAAGTCATATTATGAACTATACCCCTATTACAGGATGGTATTACAGAAACGCTAATGATCGTTCAGCTTCTTGGACTGGAGTAAATTTCCTACATAAATTCTTAACCACTAATAAAGGATCTGGTCCTTTTGGTAGAGATGTTACGCTAAATGAAATTGTTCCTGGTGATGTCATTCAATTTGGTAATGATATCAATGGCTATCACCATTCCTTATTAGTATTAGAAACAACCCCTGATCCTACCTATGATCAAATTTTAATTGCTACTCATAGTTATGATGCTATTAATAGACCTCTTTCTTCTTATGAGTTCACTAAGATACGCTTCATCCATATTGAAGGCGTTAGAGCCTAA